The segment CACCTGGGCGTACCAGCCTGCAATGGCGCCAAACACCATGGGGATGTCCAGGGCTTCAGCGGCTTTTTCAACTATTCGCCTCGAACTCACATTGTCGAGGGCATCAAAAATCAGGTCATGTCCAGCCAGAATTGCCTGTGCATTTTCCTCTGTAATAAATTCATAGATTGCTTCGGTCTCAATATCGGGGTTGATTTCCCTGACGCGGTGTTTTGCTTCCCGGGCCTTGGGCTCTCCCAGGTTGTGGGGTGTAGAAAAGATCTGCCGGTTCAGGTTGGAAGGTTCATATACATCCCCGTCGATCAGGGTGAGGTGACCGATGCCCAGGCGGGCCAGCATTTCAATAATATAGCCTCCCAAGCCCCCGCAACCTGCAACGGCAGCCCTGATGGAGCGAAGACGCCGGTTTTCTTCTGGGCTAAGCATCTTTTCGTTCTTAACGTAGCGTTCCATGACCGTGAATTTTGTTCACGAATATACAAAAATAACAGGCAGGCAATATGCTTCCCTATTCAAGGCAAAACAGGTATATTTGCTTTTTTGATTCCCGGCATATGTTGCGAAACTGGAAACTGAGCATGGTGTTTTTGTTCCTCAGCGGGCTGGTGCTGCTGTTCATTGTAGCTCCACTTGCAGGGATCTTTCTGAAAACCTCCTTGCCCCAGTATTCACAGGTCATTGCCGACCCTGCTGTGCTTCGGAGCATCCGGCTCACCCTGCTCAGCTCGCTGGCGGGCACCCTGTTGTTTGGGGTTGCCTCCATTCCCCTGGCCTATGTGCTGGCCCGTAAGGACTTCTTTTTGAAGGGTCTGGTCAATGGCCTGGTCGACCTTCCCATTGTCATTCCACATTCGGCAGCCGGGATTGCCATCCTTGGAGTGGTTAGCCGTGGCACTTGGTTGGGGAAGGCGGGAGAAGCGGCGGGTATTTCATTTGTTGGGGGAGTGGCTGGCATTATCCTGGCCATGGCTTTTGTGAGTATTCCCTTCCTGATCAATGCCGCACGCGATGGCTTTGAGGCAGTTCCGGAAAAGCTGGAAAAGGCTGCCCTCAACCTGGGGGCATCCCCCTGGCGTGTTTTCTTCACCATTTCCCTGCCCTTGGCAAAAAGATCGGTGCTGAGCGGACTGGTCATGATGTGGGCCCGCGGCCTGAGTGAGTTCGGGGCAGTGGTCATCATCGCCTATCACCCCATGATTACCCCAGTGCTTATCTGGGAACGCTTCAATGCCTTCGGCCTGAGTTATGCCCGGCCGGTGGCTGCTGTATTTGTATTGGTATGTCTGGTAATTTTTATCCTCATGCGGCTGTTGTCAAAAAACCCTGTTCATGTTAGAAATTAAGGACATCAGCATTCGCTTCGGCGATTTCTCACTGGAGGAAGTCTCTCTTAGCATTGCTCCTGGCGATTATCTTGCCCTGCTCGGGGTTTCGGGAGCCGGTAAAACCGTTTTGCTCGAAGTACTGGCCGGACTGGTAAAACCTGATAAAGGAGAAATCCGCTGGAATGACCGCGACATTACCCAGACACGTATTCAGCAACGGCCGGTGGGATTGGTCTATCAGGACTTATCCCTTTTTCCGCACCTCAACGTCTTTGCCAATATCGCCTATGCCCTGAAAGTCCGCAAAGTGCCTGCCGCCGAACAAAGGAAGCGCGTGCTTTCACTGGCTCGTGAAACCGGCGTTGATCACTTGCTCGACCGCTTTCCAGGCACCCTCTCAGGGGGGGAAGCCCAGCGTGTAGCTCTGGCCCGTACCCTGGCCGCTGACCCCGATATCCTGCTGCTCGATGAACCCCTGGCAAACCTTGACGTCAAACTGAAAACTGGCCTGAGGAAATTATTGCGCCAGATCAATCGCAGTGGAAAAACAATAATTCACGTCACGCACGATTTTATGGAAGCAGCCACGCTGGCCAACCAAGTGGCGGTCATCGAAAACGGCCGCCTGGCCCAAGTAGGGACCCCCGAAGAAGTGTTCCGGCACCCCAGGTCGGAGTTTGTTGCACGGTTTAGCGGAATTAAGAATATTTTCTCTTGTAGCGTGGAACTATCCGCCGGGCCGGAAAATTCCCTGCAAGCCATTTTGCCTGGTGGTCAGCATATTTCTTTCCTGGGCAATGAAACAGGAAAAGAAGGCTTTGTAATGATTCCACAGGAGGATATCGTCCTTTCGGAAAATCCGCTCGAGAGCTCTGCCCTGAACCAATTGAAGGGTGTCGTTCGCGAGGCATACCTCAGCGGAAACGGGATGGAGATCCTGATTGATGCCGGGCTTGAGCTTGTAGCCTCCCTGAGCCGGCACTCCTTTGAAAAAATGAACATCGTACAGGGAAAAACGGTTTGGGCCAGCTTCAAGGCATCCGCTGTCAAGTTTCTGGCAGGATAAGGAAAGGATTTCTCAAAAGAGAGCTTTCCAGAGGACAGCATCAGCTTGGCAGACTCCGGTAGATCTTATCGTATTTTTCTACCCCCATTTCCAGGTTGAAATGTGTCAGGGCGCAGTCCCTTATGAGCTCGGGTGGTTTCCTCATGATGTCGGCAATCTGGCCAATAGCCTCATCGTAGGCCTTATCCGTAAATTCATCCACCAATATGCCCACCTCTGTTTCCTTCACAATGGCGTCGGTGTCCCCAACGCCCTTATTGGTGATGAAAGGGATGCCCATGCTCATGATCTCGGCCTGTTTGGTGGGGCTTGAAGCCTTTTTCGAAAATACCGGCTTGATAAAGAAAATTGAAATATCCGATATGCTGAGGTATTCGGGAACGTCTTTCCTGCCGGCTTTTACCACGATCACGTTGAGGGGATCCACATAAGCCTGGGTGGCCTCCCGGATGATATGTTCCGGATCTTCTCCAGTAATGAAAAGAAAGCGTGCATCCGGGAAAATCCTGAGCAAGCGCCTGAAGAAGGCCATCATTTCGGCCGTCATATACCAGGTGCCAATGCTTCCCAGGTATGAAAGCACAAAATGCGCTTGTTCAATGCCCAGTTGCTTGCGCAAGGCATGCTTCCTTTCATCGCTGATATATTGTTGAGAAAACAAATCCACATCGGTGCAGCAGGGAATCACCGAAGTGCGTTTTTCAACCTCTTCTCCAAACGACTGGCCAATGATCCTGCGACCGCTCTCAGTGAGGCTGACCACCGCATCAGCCTGGGCAAAGAACTCCTTTTCCCGCCGCTTGAAATACTTGTAAACCTTGCGGTAAAAAAAACTTTTGGGGTTCCAGATGTTTCCTTCAAAACGCTCGTCCACCCAAAATCCCCGCATATCAAAAACGAACCGCAGCCCAAAACGTTTTTTCATATATATGCCCGCAAAGGAAGCAATGTAGCTGCGGCAATGAACGATTTCAAAGGGGGTTTTTCGATGCTGCCGCAAGGCGGTTCGCCTGAGTTTGTAAAGGTCGAAAAGTTTGGAGAGCAGGGGAGGAAAGGTCGAAAACTTCAAGGGCTTCCAGCCGATATTGTTTTCGGCAAAGATCGCTTTCACCTCCGGGGCATCCTTCTTAAAGGTATCACGTTTTTCACAACTGATCACGTGAATCCGGTGCCCCTTTTTCGAAAGCCCCGTCAGGTATGGAATCACCTGCGAACGGCCCAGGGCATCCGTCATGCCATCATACGAAAGGTATAATACATCCATGCTTGTCCTGTCTCACCCCTTTTGCATGTAAAATTAATCAATTTCTTTTCGTCACTTTCCTTTTTTTACCTTTTGGGCTCACAGGCCATTTACCCTTGCTGGTCAATTCTCATACGTGAATAGCCCTGACAGAAGAATCAAACAGATGTAAACAATTGAATATATCCGCATAAATAAACAAATGTTTAAAAAAGTTTTTAATTTTCATCCAATAGTATACTTTTGTAAAAAAGAAAGGGGGTTATTATGAAAAAATTCAAGAAAAAACCTTTTAATCGCCCCAATGAAAACGGGAAGGGAACCAGGCCATCTCCCGGGATTTCCAAAGCCTTATCCGGGAAAAAAGAACCCAATGCTTCTGAGTGTATGCCTGCTTCTTTCCGCGAGATGTGGGATGTGTTTCTTTCCTTCACGCGATTGAATTACTGATCTTCAGCAATTCATCCCTCTCCAATTGTTTTTACCCGGCCCGAAAGGGCCTTTTTGTTTTAATGTTAAAAAATCCTGAAATTTGTTCCCTTCTTTAAAGGGCTGTTTTTTTTCAGTACCTTTATATTCAAATAGTTGAATACGAATAATAAAATAATTTTAACCCTTTCAAAAATGTTCACATTTCGTAAGAACCAGAAAAACAGGATAATTTTTGGAATTTTCCTGCTGGGAATGATCTCCTGTACCCAGGCTCCTGCTATAATGTCGGAGCAGGAAAGCCTGCCCAAACCAAAAAACATCATTTTCTTTATCGGCGATGGGATGGGTTACAACCATGTGCTGGCCGCCAATTATTATGCTTATGGCCACGATAAGGCCCAGCCATACGAACAGGATGACTGGACCAAGCTATCGGTGGCCACTTATCCGGCGGTGATCAGTAAAACCGAGGAGGAGATTGTTTACAGCAACGGGTATAGCCCGCGACTGGCATGGAGTGTCCCTGCATACAACAATACCGATTATACCGACAGCGGTGCCGGAGGAACGGCTTTGTCTACCGGCAGAAAGACATACAATGGTACGATTGGGCTGGGTGTCGATGGCGATACCCTCACATTGCTCAGCGAGGCTGCCAAAGTGCTGGGGAAATCGACCGGGGTAGTGTCCAGTGTGCATATGAGCCATGCTACCCCTGCTACCTTTGCAGCCCACAATGCTGATCGCGGCAATTATGACGAAATCGCCCGCTACATGCTGTTCAACACCCGCCTCGACCTGATCCTCGCAGCCGGAAATCCTGACTTCAGCGATGACGGAAAACCTTCCGAGAATAACGACCGCTATGTTGGGGGGCGCGAGATTTGGCAGCAGCTGTTGGCCAACGATGGCCGCACCGAGTTTAATGCCGGCGGACAAACCCTTCGCGTGCAGGACAGCGACGGCGACGGGCAGGCTGACCCCTGGACGCTGATCCAGACCCGCGAAGATTTCGTGAAACTGGCCAGCGGTGAAACCCCCGCCCGCGTAATGGGCATTCCACAAGTGAACTCTACCCTCCAGCAAGGGCGTACCGATGGCGAAAATGAGACGCTTCCATTCAGCCAGCCCTTCAACGAGGGCATCCCCACCCTGGAAGAAATGACCCGCACGGCCCTCAATGTGCTGGGACAGAACGACAAGGGTTTCTTTGTGATGATCGAAGGCGGGGCCATTGACTGGGCAAGCCACGATAATCACCTGGGAAGGGTGATTGAAGAACAAATCGACCTGAACAACGCCATCCAGGCGGCCATTGAATGGGTGGAAGCCAACAGCAGCTGGGAAGAAACCCTGATCATCCTTACCGCTGACCACGAAACCGGTTACCTCACTGGCCCTTCACACCCCGAACAGGTAAATGCCCCGGTGGTCAGCAACGGG is part of the Bacteroides sp. genome and harbors:
- a CDS encoding HesA/MoeB/ThiF family protein → MERYVKNEKMLSPEENRRLRSIRAAVAGCGGLGGYIIEMLARLGIGHLTLIDGDVYEPSNLNRQIFSTPHNLGEPKAREAKHRVREINPDIETEAIYEFITEENAQAILAGHDLIFDALDNVSSRRIVEKAAEALDIPMVFGAIAGWYAQVCTILPGDRMVEKIFPDTFNKGAETLLGNPSFTPALAASIQVAEALKVLLGKGHLLRNKLLMINLLEQQYEVVEL
- a CDS encoding ABC transporter permease, with protein sequence MLRNWKLSMVFLFLSGLVLLFIVAPLAGIFLKTSLPQYSQVIADPAVLRSIRLTLLSSLAGTLLFGVASIPLAYVLARKDFFLKGLVNGLVDLPIVIPHSAAGIAILGVVSRGTWLGKAGEAAGISFVGGVAGIILAMAFVSIPFLINAARDGFEAVPEKLEKAALNLGASPWRVFFTISLPLAKRSVLSGLVMMWARGLSEFGAVVIIAYHPMITPVLIWERFNAFGLSYARPVAAVFVLVCLVIFILMRLLSKNPVHVRN
- a CDS encoding ABC transporter ATP-binding protein translates to MLEIKDISIRFGDFSLEEVSLSIAPGDYLALLGVSGAGKTVLLEVLAGLVKPDKGEIRWNDRDITQTRIQQRPVGLVYQDLSLFPHLNVFANIAYALKVRKVPAAEQRKRVLSLARETGVDHLLDRFPGTLSGGEAQRVALARTLAADPDILLLDEPLANLDVKLKTGLRKLLRQINRSGKTIIHVTHDFMEAATLANQVAVIENGRLAQVGTPEEVFRHPRSEFVARFSGIKNIFSCSVELSAGPENSLQAILPGGQHISFLGNETGKEGFVMIPQEDIVLSENPLESSALNQLKGVVREAYLSGNGMEILIDAGLELVASLSRHSFEKMNIVQGKTVWASFKASAVKFLAG
- a CDS encoding glycosyltransferase, producing the protein MDVLYLSYDGMTDALGRSQVIPYLTGLSKKGHRIHVISCEKRDTFKKDAPEVKAIFAENNIGWKPLKFSTFPPLLSKLFDLYKLRRTALRQHRKTPFEIVHCRSYIASFAGIYMKKRFGLRFVFDMRGFWVDERFEGNIWNPKSFFYRKVYKYFKRREKEFFAQADAVVSLTESGRRIIGQSFGEEVEKRTSVIPCCTDVDLFSQQYISDERKHALRKQLGIEQAHFVLSYLGSIGTWYMTAEMMAFFRRLLRIFPDARFLFITGEDPEHIIREATQAYVDPLNVIVVKAGRKDVPEYLSISDISIFFIKPVFSKKASSPTKQAEIMSMGIPFITNKGVGDTDAIVKETEVGILVDEFTDKAYDEAIGQIADIMRKPPELIRDCALTHFNLEMGVEKYDKIYRSLPS
- a CDS encoding alkaline phosphatase, translated to MFTFRKNQKNRIIFGIFLLGMISCTQAPAIMSEQESLPKPKNIIFFIGDGMGYNHVLAANYYAYGHDKAQPYEQDDWTKLSVATYPAVISKTEEEIVYSNGYSPRLAWSVPAYNNTDYTDSGAGGTALSTGRKTYNGTIGLGVDGDTLTLLSEAAKVLGKSTGVVSSVHMSHATPATFAAHNADRGNYDEIARYMLFNTRLDLILAAGNPDFSDDGKPSENNDRYVGGREIWQQLLANDGRTEFNAGGQTLRVQDSDGDGQADPWTLIQTREDFVKLASGETPARVMGIPQVNSTLQQGRTDGENETLPFSQPFNEGIPTLEEMTRTALNVLGQNDKGFFVMIEGGAIDWASHDNHLGRVIEEQIDLNNAIQAAIEWVEANSSWEETLIILTADHETGYLTGPSHPEQVNAPVVSNGKGQLLQAKFNFGNHTNTLVPLYVKGPGQELFRLAAGEKDPVRGPYMQNVQIPQTIFMMWGNPEIEVHRLN